A genome region from candidate division KSB1 bacterium includes the following:
- a CDS encoding NYN domain-containing protein yields the protein MAPRKKIIIDGYNFILRFHDITPGQDDALYIAREQFIHKVISFRGNKAMDIIIVFDGQDIKGLSKQHRPAGIKVMFSKAPQKADPLILKLLDQAADTRHITLVTSDRGLAHRATLYQCNIQNVEEFAASMRRPVIEKPREIEKKYNSSQMSQSELDEWLRLFNEKDTD from the coding sequence ATGGCACCTCGAAAAAAGATCATAATAGACGGATATAATTTTATCCTGCGATTTCATGATATCACTCCCGGACAGGACGACGCATTATATATCGCACGCGAGCAGTTTATTCACAAAGTCATCTCTTTCCGTGGCAATAAAGCCATGGACATTATCATTGTTTTTGACGGCCAGGATATTAAGGGATTATCCAAACAGCACCGGCCGGCCGGCATTAAGGTCATGTTTTCAAAAGCGCCTCAAAAAGCGGATCCGCTTATTTTGAAACTACTGGATCAGGCTGCTGACACTCGTCACATCACATTGGTCACCTCGGATCGCGGACTGGCACACCGCGCCACCCTGTACCAATGCAATATACAAAATGTTGAAGAGTTTGCCGCTTCTATGCGCCGCCCTGTTATAGAAAAACCGCGCGAGATCGAAAAAAAATACAACAGTAGTCAAATGTCCCAATCAGAGCTGGACGAATGGCTGCGCTTGTTTAATGAAAAGGATACGGATTAA